CTTTAACCGCATCATCGGGGACAGCCGGTTTGAACTGCTGTTCGCCCGCTTCCTGGAAGACTGCGCCGACGACGATGTGATTTCTTATGCCAAAAACTACCTGGCGGTGCATTTCAAGTTGGATTACGTGAACGCGGACGGCGACATTTCCAACTACTATCCGGATTTTATGGTCAAGCTGTCCGATAAGCGGCTTGTCATTGTCGAAACGAAGGGGCAGGAAGACCTGGATGTGCCGCTGAAGATGGCACGGCTGCGGCAATGGTGCGAGGACATCAACCGGGTGCAGTCGAATGTGACCTATGACTTTGTTTACGTGGACGAAGAGAGCTTTGAGAAATACAAACCCACCTCTTTCCGGCAATTGGTTGCCGGCTTCAGGGAATACAAAGAGAAAATATAACCAAACGGTTTATCTGACCCCCAACGAGTTGGGACGCCCAACAGTTTTGAAAAATACCTTTGAAGATATGAGGAAAGAACTTGAGCTATAAGATAGTCATCGCCGAGAATCCTATAGACTCCCCATTAAAAAAGGGATGCGGTAAGAACCGCATCCCTTTTTTATTCATTAAAACCAGGATTCGTTATTCGCCCGTGGCCGCCTTATGCAGCTTGATCTCGACCTTATCAGTCAGGCCGGCATAGTACTCTCGGAGGATTTTAAGAACCTCGGGCCGGCTGAAATGATCCGGGACCTCTTCACCTTCGGAAAGCATCTTCCGGAGCTTGGTGCCGGAAAGGAGCATGCGGTCTTCCTTGCCGTGGCAGCAGGTTCTCATGGAGGCCATGCCGTCGCACTTCTTGCAGTAGAAGGTCCAGTCGATTTTCAAGGGTTTGGTCTCCAGCGCATCCTTGGGGATCTCGTCAAAGATATGATGGGCATCGAAGGGGCCGTAGTAGTCGCCCACGCCGGCATGGTCACGTCCGACGATCAGGTGGCTGCATCCGTAATTCTGACGGAACAGGGCATGGAGAAGCGCCTCACGCGGCCCTGCATACCGCATATCCAGCGGATACCCGGCCTGGATGACCGTGTCCTTGACAAAATATTTTTCAATCAAGGTTCCGATGGCCTTGCTCCGGACATCGGCGGGAATATCACCGGCTTTCAGTTTGCCGAGCAGTTGATGGATGAGAACCCCGTCGCAGACTTCGATGGCGATCTTGGCCAGGTATTCGTGGGACCGGTGCATGGGATTCCGGGTCTGAAATGCCGCTACCGTGCTCCATCCCTTATCCTCGAAGATCTTTCGGGTCTCGGCCGGGGACATGTAGATGCCCGGATATTTTTTTGGGAATTCGCCTTCACTGAAGACCTTGACCGGGCCGGCCAGATTGACGTCTCCCTGTTCCATGACCTTGGCCACGCCCGGATGCTCCATGTCCGTGGTTTTAAAGACGTGCTTGCATTCGAACTCCTTGTCCTTCTTGGTCATCTCATATTTTTCTTTCACGACCATGGAGCCCATGAGTTCCCCGGACTCTTCATCCACCAGGGCGATCTCTTCTCCCTCTTTGATGGAATCGGCTTGACCTTTGTTGGTGGAAAGGGTGATGGGAATGGGCCAGAAGAGGCCGTTTGCCATCTTGTAATTTTCGCAGACCCCTTTCCAATCGGCCTTGGTCATGAATCCGTCGAGCGGGGTGAAGCCGCCGATGCCGAGCATGATGAGATCTCCGGTCTCCCGGGAGACCGTCCGGACCTGTGTCAGCGATTTGGCCTTTTTCTTGGCCTCATCGAGCTCTTTACCCTTGATCAGAAGGGGTTTTAAACCTTTCCCGCCATGCGGTTGAACCAATTTGGACATGTTTTACCTCCTCTAAGACGATGTGCTTTCAAAACACTCTTGGCCGCCGGATTGGTTCAGCCAACCCCGGCAGTCAGAATTTTGTTATCCAAAAGGCGGCCGTTATCTAAACGTCCGCCGGTTATCATCATTTTCCAAGGTGCCTGCTACCTGCCGCTCATCTTTGCAAAGACCAGCGCCGTGGTTCTGTAAAAGAGATGGGCGAACTTGGAATAAGGGGCATAGGCAAACAGATAAAACACGCAAACCAGATGAACAAAATAAACGGCCTTGGCCGGTAGATTCGGGTTGTGGATGTCGGCGCCCACGTAACGGAGAATCTGTGCCAGGAGTCCCGTGAGTCCGACCAGCAGTACGATGTTGAGAAACAACCAGTCGAAATAGCTCCCCCGTCCGGATTTCTCATCCTTGGCGCGGCGGTTCATGATCAGAAGCCCCGCTCCTGCAAGGAGGACGACAGCGCTGATGTTGCCGATGAATTTCATCATAATGAAGAGCATCCGGCCCGGGACCGATTCTTCCCCGGTAAAATACATGACGATGAAACCAATGGTGGTGGTGACGGCCAGGCCGATGAATGCGTAGAACGTGAGCATATGCGCTGTCGCCCGAGCTTTGTTGACCCCGCATTCTTTGAATTTGGAGTGTGCCAGGATTTCTTTGACCACAGCCGTGATGCCTGCCCCGATACTTCCTGCAGCGGGGGGCAAGGAACCGGCCTTCATGTCGGCCCACATGCCGGTGATCCCCTTGTAGGCGGACCAGACAGCGAAGAGCGCCGCGGAGGTGAAGGTCAGATCGACCAGCCAGGTGTTGATAAAGTTCCCAAAAGCCCCGACGTGCATGAGCGATTCGGGAAGGGCCCTGTTGAGGGCCGGAGTGATGAGCATGGCAACAGTTAGGATGACCACGGGGATGGCGAGGACCGTCAAAAGCGAATCCTTGTTGTTGACCGCTTTGGCGAGAAATTGCACCGGGGCATAATGCTGGATCGCCTGCTTGCGGATCGCGCCCAAAACCTCGCCGGGCTTGGCGCCTCGAGGGCAGTAGGAGGTGCAGTCTCCGCAGTGGTGGCAGAGCCAGATGTCGGGATCGGAGACGAGCCTGTCTTTGAGGCCCCACCCTGCCCAGATCATCTCTTTACGCGGGAAGGGTTTGTTGTCGGGTGATTGCGGACAGACCACCGAGCAGGTCGCGCACTGATAGCACTGCTTCAAGGTGTCACCGCCAGCCGCTTTAAGCTCCCTGATAAAACTCAGGTCCGGTTTGACCACGGTCGTATCTGCCATTGTCTTCGCGCCTCCTGATGTTATTCTTTTAGAATCCCTTGAAGGGATTGAATCCCACTTTGTCAATGGTCTCCATCATGGAGTTGACGATCTCCGGGATCTTGTCGTATTCATTGATGGAGAGCTGATGGACCTGGATCCTGTCGGATTCGAGATGAAGCCGGTCCAGCGTCTCCTGGACCTTCTCGAGCCTGTAATTCGCCAGCTCGCTCCCCTTGATGAAGTGGCATTGGTAGTCATCCCCGTGCTTGCAGCCGATCAGGATGATCCCGTCCATGCCTCTCGAAAGCGAATCCGCGATCCAGACCAGGTTGGTGCTCCCGAGGCACCGCAGAGGGATGAACCGGACCGAGGAATTGTACTGAAGCCTCTTCAGCCCGGCCATATCCACAGCCGGGAAGGCGTCGTTCTCGCAGATGAAGCAGAGGACGCGCGGCTTTTCATCATCCGGTTCCGGAACCTCGACGGCCTTGATCATGGAGGAGATGATATCCACACTATAGTCCTTGAAGGAGATGAGCCTCTCCGGGCAGGCCCCCATGCAAACGCCGCAGCGCCGGCAGCGGTACGGGTTGGGTTTGGGCGTTCCCTTTTCGTCCTCATCGAGGACGCCGAAGGGGCATTCTTCGGTACAGCGCTTGCACTGAGTGCAGCGCTGGAGGAAGAATTCGGGGAAGGTCTGATCTCCGGCTCTCGGGTGGACCGCCTTGCCCTGGGAGGTCAACTCCAGGCACTGGATGGCCTTGAGCACGGCGCCGGTTGCATCGGTCTGACAGGCCTCCGTGTCCAGCGGGGCGCGTACCGTTCCCGCCGCATAGATGCCGGTCCGTTGGGTCTCGTAGGGAAAACAAATATAGTGGGAATCCGGGAAGCCGTAAATCAGATGGGGGAGTTCTCCGCCGCGCCGATAGTTTAGATTCAGGATCGAAGGTTTCCCCACGTCCTCTTCCCGGAACGGCTTTCCCAGCGTGCCGGACTCCTGGGCCTTTTTCGCTTCCTGGACGGCCTGGGCCACCTCTTCCGGATTCATGGTTAGCGCCGTGGCGGGCTTCATCCCCGTGGCAAGCACCAGGAGGTCGGCCTCCACGGTGATCTTCCGGCCGAGCAGGGTATTGTCCACCTCGACGGTAAGATTCCCGCCCTGGCCGCTTCCGACCGAGACCACCTCTCCCTTGGTCAGGAAAATCCCGTCGTCGGCTTGGGCCTTTTTGTAGTAATGTTCGTACTGGCCCGGGGTCCGCATATCCTTGTAGAGGATCGTGGCCGTGGCATGGGGATCGCTCAGACGGACGTACTCGGCCTGTTTCAGGGAGGTCATGCAGCAGACCGAAGAGCAGTAGGGGAGATGATCGGGATCCCGGGATCCGGCGCATTGGATGAAAACCACGTTTCTGGCCGTCTTTCCGTCCGACGGCCGCAGGATCTTTCCGTTGTTCTTGGAAGCGATCTCCTCCATCTGGACGTTGGTGATGACGTTGGGGCTCAGACCGTAACCGAGGCGGCCGAGTTTTTCGGCCTCATACGGGCGGAAGCCCGCGGCTAGGATAATGGCCCCGATTTTCCTTTCCAAGGTTTCGCCGCTTTGTTTCTTAATGGCGGCCGTGTAGAGCCCGGGCTGCCCGGAGATGTTCTCCATGGTGGAGGAAAGGATCACCTCGATATTCTTATCCGCCTCTATCTGTTGAATCAGCGAGCTGTACTCCGGATCCTGAAGTTTGTCAAAGGCGCCGGATTTGGGGAACTGCTTGTACAGCTTTCTTGCGAAGCCGCCGAGACGCTCGGTCTTCTCCACGAGCACGACCTTATGGTTGGTCCATGAGGCCTCCAGGGCGGCCTTCATGCCGGTGATTCCGCCGCCGACGACCAGGATGGTCCGGTCAATGGGTTCGATGTGCGGCTCTGCAAGCTCCATCTTTTTGGCCTTGGCGATCCCCATCCGGATATAGTCCTCGGCCATCATCTGGGTATCTTCATGATTGGCCGGCTGAGACCAGACCACCTGTTCGCGAAGATTGACCCTCTCCTGAATCAGCCCCGGCCCGAAATCGAAGACATCGGTCATCATCCTGGGCGAGCAGGCCGCGATGACCACGGTGTTCACCCCTTCCTTCTCGATGTCATCCTTGATGATTTGCGCCCCTTCGTCGCTGCAGAATGCCGCGTGATTCCTGCATACCGGCGCCTTGTGCTCTTGGGTCGCGACCTTGTTCATCGCCTCGATATTGAGGGATGACCCGATCTCACAGCCGGTGCAGATGTAAACCCCAAGTTTCTTCTCCATCTCGTTATCTCCTTACGATGCTTTGAATCGCCTTGAGCGCGGCCCCGGTGGCGTCCTGTGTGCAGGAGGCCACGTCCGTGGGCTTCCTGGCGACGCCCGTAGAAATGATCCCCGTCCCGTTAGAGACGATAAAACCGCTTATGTCCTGTTCGACTGCAACGGGAAGTCTCCCTTCTCTTGCCGTCGGATCCATGCCCGTGGCGAGAACGACCAGGTCCACGGTCTGGTGCACCTTCTCCCCGGTCACGGCGTTCTCGGCCGTCACCGTAAGCTTGCCGGTTGCCGGGTCTTCTGTGATCTTTGCGACCTTGCCTTTGATCAGCGTGGTGTTCGGCTGGGCGGACACGGTCTGCACGAACTTTTCGTACTTTCCTTGGGCCCGAAGATCGATATAGAACATATAAGCCTGTGCGTTCGGATTGAGTTCGTGGAGGTAGGCGATATGCTTGAAGGTCGCGAGGCAGCAGATTGAAGAGCAGTGGGCCATGTGGTTCTCATCCCTGGAACCCGCGCACTGGACAAAGGCGATGGATTCGGGCGCTTTGCCGTCCGAAGGTCTCTGGATCTTGCCGCCGGTCGGACCGTTGGGAGCGGCCAGACGCTCCATCATCACGTTGGTGACGACGTTTTTGTATTTGCCGAATTCGAGATTGTCGATCTTCGCGGCATCATAAGGGTTCCATCCGGTGGCGAGGACCATGGCCCCGACATTCAGGTCCACGGTCTCGGGTTTCATCTCCAGGTCAATGGCGTTGTAGGCGCAGGCTGCGACGCATTTTGCGCAGGCCTTTCCCTTGCAAACGCTCATATCGATCACGTACCGCATGGGGAAGGCCATCTCGTGGGGGAGGTAGATCGCCTTGGTCTTGTCCATGCCGAGGTTGAAGTCGTTGAGACGCTCCACCGGGCAGGCCTCTACGCACTTGCCGCAGGCCGTGCACTTGGCGTTCACATAACGGGGCTGAACCTTGACGCTCACCTGATAGCTGCCGTCACCGCCGGTCACCTTGTCCACCTGTGCCAGCGTGTAATATCTGATGTTTCGATTGGGGCGGATCCGCCGGAAGTTGATCTCCATGCCGCAGTAAGGCGGGCAGAGCTTGGGGAAGTATTTGTTCATCTGGGCCACCCGTCCGCCCAGATAGGGGTTTTTCTCGACA
This Nitrospirae bacterium CG2_30_53_67 DNA region includes the following protein-coding sequences:
- a CDS encoding heterodisulfide reductase subunit A — its product is MAEEKRILVVGGGISGMTTAIEAAEAGYKTVIVEKNPYLGGRVAQMNKYFPKLCPPYCGMEINFRRIRPNRNIRYYTLAQVDKVTGGDGSYQVSVKVQPRYVNAKCTACGKCVEACPVERLNDFNLGMDKTKAIYLPHEMAFPMRYVIDMSVCKGKACAKCVAACAYNAIDLEMKPETVDLNVGAMVLATGWNPYDAAKIDNLEFGKYKNVVTNVMMERLAAPNGPTGGKIQRPSDGKAPESIAFVQCAGSRDENHMAHCSSICCLATFKHIAYLHELNPNAQAYMFYIDLRAQGKYEKFVQTVSAQPNTTLIKGKVAKITEDPATGKLTVTAENAVTGEKVHQTVDLVVLATGMDPTAREGRLPVAVEQDISGFIVSNGTGIISTGVARKPTDVASCTQDATGAALKAIQSIVRR
- a CDS encoding sulfate adenylyltransferase; this translates as MSKLVQPHGGKGLKPLLIKGKELDEAKKKAKSLTQVRTVSRETGDLIMLGIGGFTPLDGFMTKADWKGVCENYKMANGLFWPIPITLSTNKGQADSIKEGEEIALVDEESGELMGSMVVKEKYEMTKKDKEFECKHVFKTTDMEHPGVAKVMEQGDVNLAGPVKVFSEGEFPKKYPGIYMSPAETRKIFEDKGWSTVAAFQTRNPMHRSHEYLAKIAIEVCDGVLIHQLLGKLKAGDIPADVRSKAIGTLIEKYFVKDTVIQAGYPLDMRYAGPREALLHALFRQNYGCSHLIVGRDHAGVGDYYGPFDAHHIFDEIPKDALETKPLKIDWTFYCKKCDGMASMRTCCHGKEDRMLLSGTKLRKMLSEGEEVPDHFSRPEVLKILREYYAGLTDKVEIKLHKAATGE
- a CDS encoding heterodisulfide reductase subunit A, with the protein product MEKKLGVYICTGCEIGSSLNIEAMNKVATQEHKAPVCRNHAAFCSDEGAQIIKDDIEKEGVNTVVIAACSPRMMTDVFDFGPGLIQERVNLREQVVWSQPANHEDTQMMAEDYIRMGIAKAKKMELAEPHIEPIDRTILVVGGGITGMKAALEASWTNHKVVLVEKTERLGGFARKLYKQFPKSGAFDKLQDPEYSSLIQQIEADKNIEVILSSTMENISGQPGLYTAAIKKQSGETLERKIGAIILAAGFRPYEAEKLGRLGYGLSPNVITNVQMEEIASKNNGKILRPSDGKTARNVVFIQCAGSRDPDHLPYCSSVCCMTSLKQAEYVRLSDPHATATILYKDMRTPGQYEHYYKKAQADDGIFLTKGEVVSVGSGQGGNLTVEVDNTLLGRKITVEADLLVLATGMKPATALTMNPEEVAQAVQEAKKAQESGTLGKPFREEDVGKPSILNLNYRRGGELPHLIYGFPDSHYICFPYETQRTGIYAAGTVRAPLDTEACQTDATGAVLKAIQCLELTSQGKAVHPRAGDQTFPEFFLQRCTQCKRCTEECPFGVLDEDEKGTPKPNPYRCRRCGVCMGACPERLISFKDYSVDIISSMIKAVEVPEPDDEKPRVLCFICENDAFPAVDMAGLKRLQYNSSVRFIPLRCLGSTNLVWIADSLSRGMDGIILIGCKHGDDYQCHFIKGSELANYRLEKVQETLDRLHLESDRIQVHQLSINEYDKIPEIVNSMMETIDKVGFNPFKGF